AGTGATAAGTCCAAAGGCAAGACCACCAAGAGTAAGGCTATCAGGAAGGGTAAAGGTTTGCCAATCTATGAAGGAAAGGATAAGGAGAAGAGAAAAGAAGACAAAGTATACAAAAGCTTCAAAGGTAGCTCCCCACTTGTAGTAGGACAGACACGCAAGCGCCCCCGACAAAAATTCCACCACTGGGTATCTTAGAGAAATCTTCTCACCACAGTATCTACACCTTCCTCTAAGGATAAGGTATGAAATGATAGGTATGTTGTCGTAGAACTTTATAGAACTTCCACACTTGGGACAAGAAGAACCAGGCCTGATTATTGACATACCCCTAGGTATCCTGTAGATAAGAACGTTGTAAAAACTCCCAAGAACAGAACCAATGACAAACAAAAGTACGTATTCAAACATACGGCTTAAAATTATAAGCTATGGAGAAGGTTATTAAGATAGAAGGGATGACATGTCAGCACTGTGTTAACACTGTAAAAAGGGCACTCTATTCTGTAGAAGGTGTGTCTCACGTGGAGGTAAGCTTAGAAGATAAGCTAGCAAAGGTAAGCTTAGAAAAAGATGTTCCCTTTGAAGAACTAAAGAAAGCTGTTGAGTCCTTTGGGTATAAGGTAGTGGGTGAGGTTTGAAGAGTTCAAAAGTAGTCTAGAAAACCTAGAGAAAATAGGTGAAGGTTGGAGAGGTATAGTATACAAGGCTGTTTACAACTCCAAGCAGGTAGCTGTAAAGGTAGCCAAATCTCCAGAAAAAGAGCACGCTATAAGAAAAGAAGCTGAAATTCTCAACGCTCTGAAAGGCAACCATAATTTCCCCCAGATTTTAGTGGTGGGCGAGGACTTTTTTGTCTACGAGTACGTGGAAGGAACTCCCTTTGAGAAGCTGAACCTTACTCAAAAGGAAAAGCTCCTTGTATACTCCAAACTTCTAGACATAGCTTACTACCTTGATAGCATAGGCATAAGCAGGGATGAGTTTCACGATCTTAGGAAGAACTTGTTAATCAAAAGTGATGGAAATCTATGCCTTATGGACTTTGATAGGGCAACCTTTGGTAAAGGTCATAACTTGACACAGTTCTTGCAACTTTTGAGAAGGGAAGGTTTAATAACACATGAGGAGGCCATAAGCCTTGGAAAGGAGTACAGAAAAGAACCCAAGAAAACTTATCTACATCTTAAAACCCTCCTTGAAAGACTTGTACAAGAAGCTACTTAGTCTATACGGACCTCAAAACTGGTGGCCGGTAGACAAGAAATACCATGCTATGCATGGAACAGATCCAAGAGAGGAAGTAATAATAGGTGCCATACTTACCCAAAACACCAGCTGGAAAAATGTAGAAAAAGCTCTAGAAAGGCTCAAAAACTATGGCAAACTATCCCTTGACTTTATCCTAGAATGCCCTACAGAGAAACTAGAAGACCTCATAAAACCAGCAGGTTTCTACAGACAGAAAGCCAAAAGACTAAAAGCTGTGGCAAGAGCTCTCCACCCTCTAGAGAGGATAAAAAGGATAACAAGGGAAGAACTCTTAAGGATTGATGGTGTCGGTCCAGAGACGGCAGACGTTATACTCCTCTATGCCTTCGATGTTGAAAGCTTCGTGGTGGACAAGTACACGATTAGGTTCATGGAAAGGTTTTATGGTATCAGAAAAAACTACCATCAGATGAAGGCCTTGTTTGAAGAAAGCTTGGAGAAGGATTTAACTGTCTACAAGGAATTTCATGCTCTTATAGATGAACATGCTAAAAGGTACTGTAAAAAGGCACCCCTCTGCGAGGAGTGCCCTGTAAACTCTTGGTGTCTTAGTGCAGTCCCATCTTTTCAAGAAGTTTCTTTCTCCAGATCCAGAGAAGAAGCCCCATAAGGATAAGGTAGCCTATGGTAAACACACCCATAAGTGCCCTTTTGTTCTTCTCAGCGGGGTCTGGCTCGGATACAGACCTAAGGTAGGCTACTATCTTGGCTGTTTCCTCAGGTCTGCCCGTCATGACAGGTGGCATGCTAGTTCCAGGTAGGACCTTTTGAGGTTCAAGTATGAAGTTGTAAAGATACTCTGGACCTCTTGCGATATACATAGTGGAAAGGTCTGGGGGTACCTTACCAAAAGATTCCTTTAGGGCCATAAGGTCTGAGTAGAAGGTAGCCTCGTAAACGTCCCTAGGTAAGACCTTACCGTACTTCTCCTGTAGAGCTTTTAGGTTAGGATTTGCCTGGATGGAGGCGGGGTAGACAGCATCGTACCTTACAGAGTGACAGGACTGACAGTTCTGCTCAAATAGCTGCTTGCCTTCTTTAGCATACCTGCCGTAGTCCTCTATTATCTTCATGTGCTCGGCTGGAACTTTATAGCTTTCGTGCGCCACAAAGGGATTGTGGAACCAGAGTACGAAGAAGAAAAGGACTGTTATGACAGTAAAGAATGCCGTCCTTATCATTGCTCCTTACCTCCTTTGGCCTTGTACCATCCCCATTCTACTATGGAGATTATGGGCAGAGACAGGAAGAAACCTACGAATCCTACGGTAAATATCAGACCAAGCATAGCGTTGGTAGGTGTAGGAGGCATAGTTCCCAGTATGGTAAGAGCTATGGAGGATATTACCAGTACGAGGAAAGCTATAAAGAAGAGAGGTCTATTGCGTGCACTCCTTAAGGGTGAGAAGTCTAAGAAGGGAAGTACGAGTAGCAGAAGCAGAGCTATGTTAAACACCACAAAACCTAAGAACTTTTCGGGTATAGATCTGAAGATGGTGTAATAGGCCAGCAGGTACCACTCGGGAGCTATGTGAGGGGGTGTCTTGAAGGGGTCAGCAGGTTCAAAGTTATCAGGTGGTGTAAAGTGGCTCATGTGGAAGAACACGAAGAAGAAGAAGAGTGCCAGGTACCACATAACGTAAGCGCCTTCCTTTAAAGTCATGTAAGGATGGAAGGGCACACCTTCCTTCTTCTTGTCTATCTCCCTGCCCTCTGGGTTTGATATACCGTTGGCCCTAACTAGGTAAAGGTGGAAGCCTACGAGTCCAAGGAGTATAAGGGGAAGCAACCAGATGTGAAGACCGAAGAACCTTCCAAGGGTAATCTGTCCAAGTTCATAACCTCCCTTCATCAGAACGGATATGGTCTCACCTATCACACCAGGTATGGCTGTGGGTATCTCTGTGGTAACTACCATACCCCAGTAGGATAGCTGACCCCAAGGCAGAAGGTATCCAGAGAGGGCAGTCATGAGAAGGACGAAGTATATGAGCCATCCCACCATCCAAGTTAGTTCTCTTGGCTTCTTATAAGCGTTGTAGTAGATACCTGTGAGCATATGGAGGTAGACTATAGCCAGGAAAAAGTTAGCACCTGCTGCGTGGACGTTTCTTATGAGCCACATGAAGGGTATCTCTTTCATTATGGTATAGTTGACGCTGTCAAATGCCTTGTAGATGTTGGGTTGATAGTACATGACCAAGAAGATTCCAGAGATTATCTGAATGGCAAAAGCCACTAAGGCCATAACACCAAAGGCATAGGGGAAGGTGAGGTTCTTAGGAACCTTGTAGTCTATCATCTGAGACTGCCATAGTTCAGAAAGCTTAGCTCTTTCGTCTATCCATCTCTTTATCATCCCTATCATGGCCTACCTCCTTAGGTGAGTTCTTTTACAAACCCAGGTTCACCTATTATGAGCTTTGTACCTTCTACCTTCTGAGGGGGCACGTGGAGCGGTCTCGGAGGAGGACCGGCTATGTTATCCCCCCACGGAGAGTAAAAGCCACCGTGGCAAGGGCAATGGAAAACAGGATAGTTATACTCGGCTTCTCCCTGAGGCTTCCATAGAGGGACACAGCCCAAATGCGTACACACGGCTACTAAAGCGTAAAGAGGTTGACCTTGCAGGAGTTTGTAGTTGTCGGTCTCCTTTGTTTTCCCAGGCCATTGGAAGTTTTGAGGCAAGTGCACTACAAAGACAGGTTTACCTTTCCAGGAGACAACCCTCACCTGGCCCTCTGGTATCTGTGAACCATCCACCTCCACCTTAGCACCTGCCAAAGATGAGGCGCTAGGGGCAAGGGTTTTTAAGAGAGGATACAAAACGCCTGCTACACCCACCAGGCCAAGCCCACCTATGGCAAGGCCAAGAAGGTCTCTCCTTGATGTTTCCATATTTACACCTCCTTAAGTGCTCCTTAAGAGGTTGATTATATAACAAAATCGTATGATTCTGCTCTATTATCCATATTCTGATCTTTAATTCATTCTTAAACGTCCCTAAATTTAAAAATTTAAAGGTTACCGCCATGCAAAGTCTTAAAGACCTTATGTCTAAGATAGATATAGTAGATGTGATAGGGTCTTACATAGACCTAAAAAGGTCTGGAAGTAACTACATGGCCAGATGCCCCTTCCACCCAGATGACACACCTTCCCTCTCTGTATCTCCTTCTAAAGGAATATGGAAGTGCTTCGGTTGTGGAGTTGGTGGAGATGCTGTGAAGTTCGTAGCTATGTACGAAGGGATCTCTTACAGGGAGGCTTTGATCAAACTAGCAGAAAAGTACAGGATACCAATAAAGTTAAAGACCACTAAAGACGAAAAGATCTTCCTAATCATGGAGGAGGTAGCAAACTTCTACCATCAGCAGCTTAAAGGCAACGAAAGGGCAAAGGAATACCTAAAGTTCAGAAAAGTCCCTTCTGCCATGGTAGAAAGGTTTATGCTTGGTTTTTCCCCTTCCACTGAGAAGCTTTTAGAGTTTCTGAGCACCAGAGGATACCTCAATGAGTACGAAAAGACAGGCAACCTATATAAGTACAAAGACGGCTCCTACAGAGACATCTTCTTGGAAAGGCTGATAATACCCATAAGGGATGCCAAGGGAAGGCTGGTAGGTTTTGGCGGAAGGACTATCTCTGACGCACAACCCAAGTACATAAACTCCCCAGAAAGCAGTGTATTTAAGAAAGCTTCTGTACTCTTTGGTCTGTGGCAAGCCAAAGATTACATAAGAGAAAAGCAAGTTGCATACTTGGTAGAAGGATACTTTGATGTCATACGCATGCACTCAATAGGACTAAAGCAGACGGTAGCACCCCTTGGGACTGCCTTCACCCAGGAACACGCAGGCCTTCTTTCCAGGTACGCGAAGAGGGTTATTCTAGTGTTTGATGGCGACGAGGCCGGAAAGAAGGCTGTAAGAACGGCAGCCTCTCACTTACTATCCTACGGCATAGAGGTATTTGTGTGCTACCTTCCAGAAGGTGAAGACCCAGACTCGATGGGAGAAAGGGACCCAAAGGCTTTAGAAAACCTAATAAACGGAGCCAAAAATCTCTTTGACCTTTTGATTGAGGAGGACAACTTAAAGGAGTACGTATACTTCGCGGGATTTTTACAAGATGGCATACTTAAGCATGAACTTCTTACAAAGCTCAGTCGTGCAAAAAACATCCCCATAGACAGCATATACAGCATGCTACCTAAGAAAACTCAAAAGAAAGAGAGTAGTCATGGTTTAAGCTACTATGAAAAAGTGTTCCTTATAGGACTATACAGGTTAAAACCTAAGGATGTTGACCTAAGGCTGTTAAATCTATCACCGGAGGCTATGCTTTTGGCAGAAGAGATACTCTCCGGTGAGGAAGATTTGCCAGATTTTTTACAAAACGAGCGTATACCCAACTTAGAAGAAGCTTTTCGGTTTGCTCTAGAGAATCTGAAGATAGAAAAAAAGAGTGTAAGTTTGAGATCTTTGCGCAAAAGGTTCTCTGAGTTATAAAACGAGTTTATACAGAGATTAGAAGATTTTATGTATATCGCACTTAAACATACATATATTTTGGTCTAAAAAGCAGCTGGAGGTTAAAAGATGAAAAAGCTCCTAGGTTTTACCCTTCTAGGGATGGGGATTTCCTTCTCAGCACCCATCTTTATGGATGCAGAGTACGCCAAAGAGTTGTGCCATATGTGGAACAAAACGCCACAGCTGGTGGAGGAGCTCGGCAAGAGTGAAAGCTGGATGGCCGCTCCAGAGAGGAAGATATTCATCTACAGGGAGGACTGTGGAGATAAAAAGCAGATCCAGCTGACCATAAAGAACGAGAACGGAAAGGCTGTGTGCGTGTACGGAGGATGGGCGAAGGACAAGAGGGGTAAGGATGACTTTCTCATGTACGCAGAGACGAAAAGATGGCTTGAGATGGGAAGGAAAGAGTATGGACCTATGAAGGCGATGATGCTGGGAAGGCTAAAGTTTGAAGGTCCCAAGTTTGTAGCTATGAAAAACATGGGACCCTTTGAAGCCTTCTTGGATATAGTAGACAACCCACCTCATGACAGCAGCAGGTGTCCTTAAAGGATAACCTCCTCTAGGGTCAGCCCCTTAGCCTTTGCCGAGTAGGGGCATTTGGCCCCTTTTAGATACTCTTCAACATTCTTTAGATCTATTTTACCGAGTCCCACATGTACGATAGCACCTACCATACGCCTGACCATATACCTGAGAAAGTGTGAAGCTCTGAAGCTTATGGTTATAAGCTCTCCCTCCACCTTCATATTCACCTCCTTAAGATGTACAACCGTGTTTTTGTCTTCCTCTTCAAGCTTTGCAAAACCAGAAAAGTCGTGTTCACCCACGAGTATGTTACATGCTTCCTTCATGGCATCAAGGTCTAAAGTCCTGGGTAGCTGCCAAACGAACGGATAAAGGAAGGGATCTCTTCTGTAAGAGTTATGTATACGGTACGAATACACTTTTTCTTTTACATGATAGCGCGCGTTGAAAGTGGGGTCTACCTTTAGAACTTCCTTTACTCCTATGTCCTTTGGTAACATGCCGTTGAGGGCCTTCAGTAGGGCTTCATCTTTTACATCCTTTTGGGATAGGAAGTTGGCCACGTAGTCCTTTGCGTGCACTCCTGCATCTGTTCTACAACAACCGATTAGCTTCACTGGATGTCCCAAAATGGTGTTTAAAGCCTCCGATAAAACTCCCTGTACAGTCCTTAGACCTGGCTGGACCTGCCACCCGTGGAAATCAGTCCCTACGTAAGAGAGCCTAAGGAGGTAGTTGATCATCTACAGTAGCTTTGTAAGGTCACGAATCTTCTCAGCATCAGTGAAGCTCGTGGAAGCATGAGCCTCTGGATGACCGTACAGACCGCAGAGGGTAACTATGGTAGTGGGTGTATGTTTTCTTAGCATCCTTATGACGAAGTCTGTCCTGTAGCAGTGGACTCCCACCAGAAGGGTTAGGTCGTTCTGTGTATGCAATATAGTATGGTATGGATTGGGAGGATCCATCTCTACTGTTGGGTCGTACTTCTTGAGCTTGGGCCTGTAATCGGGGAGGATCTTTACCATGACCTTGTCTAACTTTTCCAATAGCTCTCTCACAGCTTGTGCCTTTTGCCTTAGTTCCTCCTCTCCAAAGTCCCACAGGAGCAATGGACCTACTACTAGGGTAGGCCTTTTAGACTCTTTTATAAGCTTTGCTATGTACTCAAGGGCTTCTTTGTAGCTTACGGCTCTATCTCCTATAGTGGCTTCACCTTTGAAGACTTCTTCCTGCATGGCTGTTCTAGTCCTATCCTCTTGTGGGGTAGGGACAGCCTTTGGTTTTTTGTAGTACGAGGGGATAAACTCCTTGAAGTATGGAGAAAAATCAAAGGATTGATTCTTCTTATGGTGTGAACCGTCTATAGACTCTTTTACCGATAGGCTCTTATAAAGGTCCTCCTTTATCAGATCCAGCTCTACTGTAAACTCTCCGTGATAGGCTTTTTCTTCTTCTTCAACTCCAAGACTGTAGCAAGTGGTACCCACTATGTCAAAAAGCACACCGTTAGCTCCTTCCTTGGAAGCCCTCTGGAATATCTCATACCTCTTTTCATAAAACTCATAGCAGCAGTGGCCTATGTACGTATAACCGTTTTTGGCACACCACAGGAGTGTATCCCTCAAGAGTTCAAAGGAAGTTATGGTTATGGGTATCATGCCCTTTTCATAAGCGAGCCTGTAGGCATCTCCTACAGTACATCCACCACACTCTCCACAGTCATCCAGATGTCTGTAGTCACACCACCTTGGCTTTGCACAGTAAGGTAATAGCATAACCTTGGCCTTTTTTATGTTCTCAATAAGCGGAGCACCTATGGAAGCTATTATGTTGTTAAGTCTTTTTTTTTCTATGCCAAGGTCAAGACCTTCCACCTTCCTTAAAGGAAAGATGACCGCCTCTACAAAGTCATCCACAGTAAGGTTAAGACCTTCCCACTCTCTGTTCTCAAAGAACTCTCTTATCCTCTTTTCCACATCCCTGATGGGTGTATGCTTTAGGTACGCCTCCAGGTCGTATATGAGCCTTTGGGGTTTTACAAAAAGATCTCCGTTTATGATAACCTCCTGTAGGACCATCCTCTGAGTGTCCACCTTAGCAGAAACCCTAAAGGTTCCACCTGGACACCTGTATATACCATAGAGCATCTCCATACTTTCGGGAGCCTTCTTCACGTGGTATATCCATTCTTCGCTGGCAAAGTAATCTCTTTTCTCTTCAAGTAGATTTAGTTCTTCCTGTGTCAGCTCTCCCCACTGGTATTCTATGCCTAGCTCTTCAGACAGACCTTCCAGTATGGCATCAAAGACTTCCTTATCTTCAGGAAGTCTACCTAAGTACCTCTTTACCCACTCTACCCTATCCTCAGCGCTCTTTATACCCTTTGAAGTGAGCTTTTCTACTGGAATCTGGAGGGACTTTAACATCCTTTCTACACTAAAGTCCATCAGTATGGTACCCTGGTAGAGGAAGGAATTACCTTCAAAGACTCCACCCGTTCCAGAAATCTTCCTACCTTCTACCTCTATATCGTTCCTTGGTCTGAACTCCGCAGGAATGCCTAGCTTTCTTAAACCTCTGGCTACACCCTGACATATCTTCTTGGTTAGTTCTTCGTAACTACTAACTCCCAAATCCGCCGTAGACCCTATCACCTCCCATCCTATCTGTGACCTGTCAAAGTAGATGGCTCCTCCTCCTGTTATCCTCCTGCCTACCTGTATACCTTCCCTTTGGGTGTACTCGAGCCTCACTTCCTGCTCTATGGCTTGGTGAAAGCCTATGAGTACACACTCTGGATCAAACTTCAGAAACCTTATGGTATTTGGTATCTTCCCCTCTGATCTTAGGTCCAACATTATCCTGTCTAGGGCTATGTTCTCGTAGTGTGGTCTGGGCCCTGTATAGACAACTCTCCACATACTTCTCCTCCTTTTTCAGGAAAATTTTGCTGAAAAGACCTGTAGGGAAATGACTTATATCACCTGCCCCAGAAGCCCTTTCTTTCTTCTCTTGCTTTTCTCTGAGCTTCCAAGAAGTGTTCCGCATACTTTACGTTTGGTGGTATCGTGTACACCTGTGCGTATCCTTCTCTTATCAAGATCTCATTCAGCATTCTTCCATCCTCTAACCATACGTAAGCAAGTAGCCTTCCATACTTGTCTGTAGGTTGGACGTCTGTTTCAAGGTATACCTTTGTACCGGGCTTTAGTATACTGCTGGTAAACTTTTTAGCCTCTTGTCCCATCTTTATGATCTCATCTAGACTCTGACCTGTCTTTGCAGAATCCCTATAAGCCTTTTGGTTTGCTGAGCTTTCTGGAGTATCCACACCTATCAGCCTAACCTTTATCTCTTCATTACCTCGTACACATACGAAGGTGTCACCGTCTACTACCCTCTTCACTATGCACTCATCTCCCTTTGGTTTAACGCTGACCTGCTGTGGTGCTTCTTGGACTTTCTTTGGAGCTTCTTGAACCTTGCAACCTGAAAGGATGAGCGCAAGCAAGAGCAGTAAAAATCTAACCATCATACATACCTCCCACAAAGAATGCTACTTTACCCTGAGGACTCTTTGCTTCCCCCTCTATCACTTTACATTTTACAGTAAGAAGGAAGAATACCTTTCTGTTGGAAGAGCTCAAAGTCTCATAGTTGGCCTGTCCTTTGCTTATGACTATATCAGACTCGTAGAAGGTCTTTCTAAACTCCTCCGAACAGTCCTCTAAGAAGGTCCCTACCTTATCAGAACCGTTCTCTATAACTCTGCATAGCTTGTCCATACCTACTTCTATGGCGTCTTCCATGAGGGCATCGTTAAGTATAGGATAGCTTTTTACAGCGTAAACTACTTCCTTGCCTGCCTTTACGAGCTTTTCCACAAGAAGGGTGTCAAAAGCAATTTCTCCGGCGTTGTCTCCTACTATGAGTATAGATCTTGCCTTTAGGAACTCCTCCACAAAGCTTTCGTACTCAAACCTACCTACTCCTATGTTTAGTATGTCGTCCAAGTTTACAGAATCTTTTATGGCAAAGTCTACAGCGTTCCCAGCTCCTGAGAGTATGAGCACTTCTCTAAGATCAAGATCCTTTTCCTTGAGGTTTTTTAGTATACTGTAAGCCTTTGCATTGGAAAGCTTTTTTATTTCATAGAAAGGATCCTCCTGACCTGTTAACTCTTTGACCAACTTTTGTATGTAATAAGCGTAGTAAGCTGGACTTTTATCTATTGTCTGAAGGCTGGAGAGGTATCTGACAAGCTCTAAAGCGATCTCTTTCTGTTTGTCGTCATCTAGATTTAACCTTTTGACGGCGTTTATACCCTGATTTATGAGGCATGGTATGCACGGAGCTTTTGCTATCATACTTGCACAACCTTCAACAGGCCAGCCTCCTTTAATCCCTCCCTTATGGCGTGTAGTAGTTTATCCATAGCTTCTTGGTAGGAGCTTGCCCTTATCTTTGCACCCGAAGCATACTTGTGCCCACCACCACCAAGAAGGTTGGCTACTTTCGCCACGTCTACCTTACCCTTCGACCTTAGAGACACCTTCCAAACACCTTCATCAGGTTTCTCTATGAGAGCGTAGGCTACTTCAACACCCTCTATGGACCTTGGGAAGTTTACAAGACCTTCGCTGTCTGGATACTCTGTACCTGTTTCTTTGAAAAACTTGTCAAATACAGTGACTCCTGCTACTAAACCTTCTTCGTGTAGGGTTATGGTTTCTAAGACCTTGGCTGTTAACTTTATCTTTGCTAGGGATTCTCTCTCTGAGAACATGGTGTAGGTCCAGTAGGGTTTGGCTCCCTTTTGGCATAGCTCCCTAGCTAGCTCAAAGGTTCGTTCGTCAGTGTTCGAATACCTGAAAAAGCCTGTATCGGTGGCAAGCCCTGCATATATACACTCAGCAATCTGCTCGTCTATGAGATTCTCATCCCAAGCCTTCATGAGCTCATAAACCAACGTAGTGGTAGATGGTGCTGACGGATCTATGTAATCCCACTGTCCGTAAAAATCTCCACCTACGTGATGGTCTATGCGTGCCTTCTTTATGGCCCTCACTTCGGCACCGGCTCTATAGAAGCCGCTAGCATCCACTATTATGCCAACGTCAAACACCTCCGGTAGGGGAAGCCTCTGCACGTGCTCCACACCTGGGAGGAAATCCAAGAAGTGGGGCACTTTATCCTTACAAGCTATGGTAACATCTTTGCCGAGCTTTTTAAGAAACATATAGAGGGCCAAGGCGCTGCCCAAAGTGTCCGCATCGGGGTTTTCGTGCGACACTATCAAAATCTTACCCTTTTCTTCTTTTAAAAGTTCTATAATAGGAATACTTTCCTTAACCATCCTCCTACCTCCGAACCTATTAAATTTATTCCTTTATGCCTAAGCTTTCCAGAGCTTTAGCACACCTACTGCATACTTCTCCTTCAAATTCTTCCTCGTGATAGTAAAGCCAGCACCTTGGACACTTTTTCCCCTCTACCCTGCTGACACCTGTATAAAGACCTTCCAAATCCTCTGATTGGTACCTGTACTTGCCTCCTTCCGAAAGCTCTACCCGGCTTACGGTAAAGAAGTACTTAAGGTGATCCTCATACCGCTTTAGAACTTCCAGGACATCTTCTCTTCCCCATACAAAAACATGGGCTTCGTAAGGATGAGCTATCTCTTTCTGACTTCTTGCCATTTCAACGGCGCTCATGACAGCATCTCTTACCTTGAGTATAAGCTTAAAGTCTTCCTCCAAACCTTTGTTTACAAGGCTTTCATCTGGTTTTGGCATGCTATGAAGGAATACACTCTCTGGAAGGGAAGGGTCTAACCTTCTTATGTGCTGCCATGCCTCTTCGGCTGTAAAGCTTAAGAAGGGTGCTATACCCGTGGTGATAGCAAGGAGAAGCTGGTAAAGAACCGTTTGTGCTGATCTCCTCTCCCAGGAGCTGGGAGCGTACACGTAAAGCCTGTCCTTTAGCACGTCTAGATAAAAGGAGGAAAGCTCCACGGAGCAGAAGTTTCTTATAAGCTGGTAGACTCTGTAAAACTGATAATTTTCGTAGTGTCTGTGTACTTCCTTAAGTATTCCTTGGAGGTAGGAGAGCATCCACCTGTCCAAAGGGTGGAGTTTGTCAACCGGTATGGCTGAAGATATCTCAAAGTCGTAAAGGTTACCTAGTAAGAACCTTATAGTGTTTCTTATCTTCTTGTAGTCTTCTACTACGTTCCTTAGGATGTTCCTGCCAAGCCTCATATCCTCCGTGTAGTCTTCTGAAACCACCCAAAGCCTGAGTACGTCTGCACCGAACTCCTTTATTATCTCTTGAGGTGAGATGACATTCCCGAGAGACTTGGACATTTTTCTACCTTTCTCATCAACGGTAAAGCCATGCGTCAGTACAGCTTTATACGGAGCATCTAGGTAGCTTCCCACAGACTCAAGGAGGGATGACTGGAACCATCCCCTGTGCTGATCAGATCCCTCAAGGTAAAGATCTGCCTTCTGTATGCCTCTCTTCCTAAGAACATACGCATGGGTGGATCCAGAGTCAAACCACACGTCCAGTATGTCTTCTTCCTTCCTAAACTCCTTAGATCCGCAGTAAGGACATGAAAAGCCTTCTGGCAGAAGTTCCTCTTCCTTTAGTTCAAACCAGGCATCAGCCCCAAAAGGATGTTTTTCAAATATCTGCGCTACATGTTTGAAGATTTCTGAAGAGTGTACTACATGGCCGCAGGACTTACAGTAGAACACAGTTATGGGAACACCCCAGTACCTCTGTCTTGATATACACCAATCTGGTCTCTGTTCTACCATAGACTTTATCCTGTTCTTGCCGTAAGGGGGTATCCATTGGACCTCTTCTATCTTCTCAAGGGCTAGCTGTCTTAGAGTTTTGCCTTCAAAGGGAGTGTCTAAACTTATAAACCATTGAGGTGTTGCCCTGAAGATGACAGGGTTTTTACACCTCCAGCAGTGAGGGTAGGAGTGGACTATCTTTTCCTGATGGATAAGCAGTCCCTTCTCCTTTAAGTACTCTATTATCCTCTCGTTGGCCTCAAAGACTCTAAGACCTCTCAAGAACTCTGGAGCTTCATCTGTAAACCTCCCTTCATCGTCCACTGGTGCGAAGGGTTCAAGTCCATACCGCAAGCCAACTATGTAGTCCTCCCTACCGTGCCCTGGTGCCATGTGTACCAGTCCGCTACCCGTTGATAGGTCTACAAACTCCGAAGGGTAAACCTCTCCAACACCACCGAAGGGTCTTTCGTACTTTAGCCCTACTAGGTCCTTGCCCAAGACCTCTTTGACCACTTGAGCCTCGGCCTTTAGCTTAATTAGCAACTGCTGCAAAAGGGCCTTGGCTACTATGTAGACTTCTTCGCCTATCCTGGCAAAGACGTACTCGTAATCTGGGCCCACCATAACGCCCATATTGGCGGGAAGGGTCCATGGGGTGGTAGTCCAGATTACCAGGTATGTTCCTTTTTCATTGAGAAGAGGGAGCTTTACAT
The DNA window shown above is from Thermocrinis minervae and carries:
- a CDS encoding SCP2 sterol-binding domain-containing protein; protein product: MKKLLGFTLLGMGISFSAPIFMDAEYAKELCHMWNKTPQLVEELGKSESWMAAPERKIFIYREDCGDKKQIQLTIKNENGKAVCVYGGWAKDKRGKDDFLMYAETKRWLEMGRKEYGPMKAMMLGRLKFEGPKFVAMKNMGPFEAFLDIVDNPPHDSSRCP
- a CDS encoding lipoyl protein ligase domain-containing protein; the protein is MWRVVYTGPRPHYENIALDRIMLDLRSEGKIPNTIRFLKFDPECVLIGFHQAIEQEVRLEYTQREGIQVGRRITGGGAIYFDRSQIGWEVIGSTADLGVSSYEELTKKICQGVARGLRKLGIPAEFRPRNDIEVEGRKISGTGGVFEGNSFLYQGTILMDFSVERMLKSLQIPVEKLTSKGIKSAEDRVEWVKRYLGRLPEDKEVFDAILEGLSEELGIEYQWGELTQEELNLLEEKRDYFASEEWIYHVKKAPESMEMLYGIYRCPGGTFRVSAKVDTQRMVLQEVIINGDLFVKPQRLIYDLEAYLKHTPIRDVEKRIREFFENREWEGLNLTVDDFVEAVIFPLRKVEGLDLGIEKKRLNNIIASIGAPLIENIKKAKVMLLPYCAKPRWCDYRHLDDCGECGGCTVGDAYRLAYEKGMIPITITSFELLRDTLLWCAKNGYTYIGHCCYEFYEKRYEIFQRASKEGANGVLFDIVGTTCYSLGVEEEEKAYHGEFTVELDLIKEDLYKSLSVKESIDGSHHKKNQSFDFSPYFKEFIPSYYKKPKAVPTPQEDRTRTAMQEEVFKGEATIGDRAVSYKEALEYIAKLIKESKRPTLVVGPLLLWDFGEEELRQKAQAVRELLEKLDKVMVKILPDYRPKLKKYDPTVEMDPPNPYHTILHTQNDLTLLVGVHCYRTDFVIRMLRKHTPTTIVTLCGLYGHPEAHASTSFTDAEKIRDLTKLL
- a CDS encoding thermonuclease family protein; translated protein: MMVRFLLLLLALILSGCKVQEAPKKVQEAPQQVSVKPKGDECIVKRVVDGDTFVCVRGNEEIKVRLIGVDTPESSANQKAYRDSAKTGQSLDEIIKMGQEAKKFTSSILKPGTKVYLETDVQPTDKYGRLLAYVWLEDGRMLNEILIREGYAQVYTIPPNVKYAEHFLEAQRKAREERKGFWGR
- the dnaG gene encoding DNA primase; protein product: MQSLKDLMSKIDIVDVIGSYIDLKRSGSNYMARCPFHPDDTPSLSVSPSKGIWKCFGCGVGGDAVKFVAMYEGISYREALIKLAEKYRIPIKLKTTKDEKIFLIMEEVANFYHQQLKGNERAKEYLKFRKVPSAMVERFMLGFSPSTEKLLEFLSTRGYLNEYEKTGNLYKYKDGSYRDIFLERLIIPIRDAKGRLVGFGGRTISDAQPKYINSPESSVFKKASVLFGLWQAKDYIREKQVAYLVEGYFDVIRMHSIGLKQTVAPLGTAFTQEHAGLLSRYAKRVILVFDGDEAGKKAVRTAASHLLSYGIEVFVCYLPEGEDPDSMGERDPKALENLINGAKNLFDLLIEEDNLKEYVYFAGFLQDGILKHELLTKLSRAKNIPIDSIYSMLPKKTQKKESSHGLSYYEKVFLIGLYRLKPKDVDLRLLNLSPEAMLLAEEILSGEEDLPDFLQNERIPNLEEAFRFALENLKIEKKSVSLRSLRKRFSEL
- the truA gene encoding tRNA pseudouridine(38-40) synthase TruA, which produces MINYLLRLSYVGTDFHGWQVQPGLRTVQGVLSEALNTILGHPVKLIGCCRTDAGVHAKDYVANFLSQKDVKDEALLKALNGMLPKDIGVKEVLKVDPTFNARYHVKEKVYSYRIHNSYRRDPFLYPFVWQLPRTLDLDAMKEACNILVGEHDFSGFAKLEEEDKNTVVHLKEVNMKVEGELITISFRASHFLRYMVRRMVGAIVHVGLGKIDLKNVEEYLKGAKCPYSAKAKGLTLEEVIL